In one window of Ovis aries strain OAR_USU_Benz2616 breed Rambouillet chromosome 5, ARS-UI_Ramb_v3.0, whole genome shotgun sequence DNA:
- the HSH2D gene encoding hematopoietic SH2 domain-containing protein isoform X1: protein MGSRLDQKESQSWRGPERQDEPSGGTGQPSSLEAMTEARRLPPPLPPRLDWFVQTQVDQLTCEGVPEWFHGAISREDAENLLESQPPGSFLIRVSHSHVGYTLSYKAQNCCHHFMVKLLDDGSFMITGEERVHDSLDALVTFYQQKPLRPHGDLLMQPCPQKDPVNVDYEDLFLYSNALAEEASSSALGFSEHQIPSSYPMAPLKEGSAKPGLLHRSKERKLSPRLEGASMEGPLEEACQKLWRNLRMLPKTGRKVQKQLKSHLGALSSSSVTGGSETGTGDTAWENNVDKDPFVATSLASPPQPQAPRSRQSPSRKTSRSVSWSEATSKVRDWHQTVVRFLSIQASKPGPADLREPQDSLPEEYHPPPPFAPGYC, encoded by the exons ATGGGATCCAGGCTGGACCAGAAGGAGAGCCAGAGCTGGCGGGGTCCAGAGAGGCAGGACGAACCTTCTGGGGGCACTG GTCAGCCCTCATCCCTGGAAGCCATGACTGAGGCCAGAAGGCTGCCCCCACCACTGCCTCCACGACTGGACTGGTTCGTTCAGACACAGGTGGACCAGCTGACCTGTGAAGGGGTCCCTGAGTGGTTCCACGGTGCCATCTCAAGAGA GGATGCTGAGAACTTGCTGGAGTCACAGCCCCCGGGATCCTTCCTCATCAGGGTCAGTCACAGTCATGTGGGCTACACACTCTCTTACAA AGCTCAGAACTGCTGCCACCACTTCATGGTGAAACTGCTGGATGACGGGAGCTTCATGATCACTGGGGAAGAGAGGGTCCATGACTCTCTAGATGCTTTGGTCACCTTCTATCAGCAGAAGCCGCTGCGGCCACATGGGGACCTGCTGATGCAGCCCTGCCCACAG AAGGATCCAGTAAACGTGGATTATGAAGATCTCTTCCTTTACTCCAACGCCCTGGCAGAGGAAGCCTCCAGCTCTGCTCTTGGCTTCAGCGAACATCAGATTCCCTCCTCTTATCCCATGGCCCCGCTCAAGGAG GGCTCTGCAAAGCCAGGCCTGCTCCATCGGTCAAAGGAAAGGAAGCTGTCACCAAGGCTGGAAGGTGCATCCATGGAGGGTCCTCTCGAGGAGGCCTGTCAGAAACTCTGGAGGAATCTCAGGATGCTCCCCAAGACGGGCAGGAAGGTCCAGAAGCAGCTGAAATCCCACCTGGGGGCTTTGAGCTCATCGTCAgtgactggtggctcagaaacTGGGACAGGTGACACAGCCTGGGAAAATAACGTCGACAAGGACCCCTTTGTGGCCACATCCCTCGCAAGCCCCCCACAGCCCCAAGCTCCAAGAAGCAGACAGAGCCCCTCCAGGAAAACCTCAAGGTCGGTCAGCTGGAGCGAGGCAACCTCGAAGGTCAGGGACTGGCACCAGACAGTGGTGAGGTTCCTGTCCATACAGGCGTCCAAACCAGGCCCAGCAGACTTGAGAGAACCCCAGGACTCTCTCCCTGAGGAgtaccaccccccaccacccttcGCCCCTGGGTACTGCTAG
- the HSH2D gene encoding hematopoietic SH2 domain-containing protein isoform X3 codes for MTEARRLPPPLPPRLDWFVQTQVDQLTCEGVPEWFHGAISREDAENLLESQPPGSFLIRVSHSHVGYTLSYKAQNCCHHFMVKLLDDGSFMITGEERVHDSLDALVTFYQQKPLRPHGDLLMQPCPQKDPVNVDYEDLFLYSNALAEEASSSALGFSEHQIPSSYPMAPLKEGSAKPGLLHRSKERKLSPRLEGASMEGPLEEACQKLWRNLRMLPKTGRKVQKQLKSHLGALSSSSVTGGSETGTGDTAWENNVDKDPFVATSLASPPQPQAPRSRQSPSRKTSRSVSWSEATSKVRDWHQTVVRFLSIQASKPGPADLREPQDSLPEEYHPPPPFAPGYC; via the exons ATGACTGAGGCCAGAAGGCTGCCCCCACCACTGCCTCCACGACTGGACTGGTTCGTTCAGACACAGGTGGACCAGCTGACCTGTGAAGGGGTCCCTGAGTGGTTCCACGGTGCCATCTCAAGAGA GGATGCTGAGAACTTGCTGGAGTCACAGCCCCCGGGATCCTTCCTCATCAGGGTCAGTCACAGTCATGTGGGCTACACACTCTCTTACAA AGCTCAGAACTGCTGCCACCACTTCATGGTGAAACTGCTGGATGACGGGAGCTTCATGATCACTGGGGAAGAGAGGGTCCATGACTCTCTAGATGCTTTGGTCACCTTCTATCAGCAGAAGCCGCTGCGGCCACATGGGGACCTGCTGATGCAGCCCTGCCCACAG AAGGATCCAGTAAACGTGGATTATGAAGATCTCTTCCTTTACTCCAACGCCCTGGCAGAGGAAGCCTCCAGCTCTGCTCTTGGCTTCAGCGAACATCAGATTCCCTCCTCTTATCCCATGGCCCCGCTCAAGGAG GGCTCTGCAAAGCCAGGCCTGCTCCATCGGTCAAAGGAAAGGAAGCTGTCACCAAGGCTGGAAGGTGCATCCATGGAGGGTCCTCTCGAGGAGGCCTGTCAGAAACTCTGGAGGAATCTCAGGATGCTCCCCAAGACGGGCAGGAAGGTCCAGAAGCAGCTGAAATCCCACCTGGGGGCTTTGAGCTCATCGTCAgtgactggtggctcagaaacTGGGACAGGTGACACAGCCTGGGAAAATAACGTCGACAAGGACCCCTTTGTGGCCACATCCCTCGCAAGCCCCCCACAGCCCCAAGCTCCAAGAAGCAGACAGAGCCCCTCCAGGAAAACCTCAAGGTCGGTCAGCTGGAGCGAGGCAACCTCGAAGGTCAGGGACTGGCACCAGACAGTGGTGAGGTTCCTGTCCATACAGGCGTCCAAACCAGGCCCAGCAGACTTGAGAGAACCCCAGGACTCTCTCCCTGAGGAgtaccaccccccaccacccttcGCCCCTGGGTACTGCTAG
- the HSH2D gene encoding hematopoietic SH2 domain-containing protein isoform X2, with the protein MGSRLDQKESQSWRGPERQDEPSGGTGQPSSLEAMTEARRLPPPLPPRLDWFVQTQVDQLTCEGVPEWFHGAISREAQNCCHHFMVKLLDDGSFMITGEERVHDSLDALVTFYQQKPLRPHGDLLMQPCPQKDPVNVDYEDLFLYSNALAEEASSSALGFSEHQIPSSYPMAPLKEGSAKPGLLHRSKERKLSPRLEGASMEGPLEEACQKLWRNLRMLPKTGRKVQKQLKSHLGALSSSSVTGGSETGTGDTAWENNVDKDPFVATSLASPPQPQAPRSRQSPSRKTSRSVSWSEATSKVRDWHQTVVRFLSIQASKPGPADLREPQDSLPEEYHPPPPFAPGYC; encoded by the exons ATGGGATCCAGGCTGGACCAGAAGGAGAGCCAGAGCTGGCGGGGTCCAGAGAGGCAGGACGAACCTTCTGGGGGCACTG GTCAGCCCTCATCCCTGGAAGCCATGACTGAGGCCAGAAGGCTGCCCCCACCACTGCCTCCACGACTGGACTGGTTCGTTCAGACACAGGTGGACCAGCTGACCTGTGAAGGGGTCCCTGAGTGGTTCCACGGTGCCATCTCAAGAGA AGCTCAGAACTGCTGCCACCACTTCATGGTGAAACTGCTGGATGACGGGAGCTTCATGATCACTGGGGAAGAGAGGGTCCATGACTCTCTAGATGCTTTGGTCACCTTCTATCAGCAGAAGCCGCTGCGGCCACATGGGGACCTGCTGATGCAGCCCTGCCCACAG AAGGATCCAGTAAACGTGGATTATGAAGATCTCTTCCTTTACTCCAACGCCCTGGCAGAGGAAGCCTCCAGCTCTGCTCTTGGCTTCAGCGAACATCAGATTCCCTCCTCTTATCCCATGGCCCCGCTCAAGGAG GGCTCTGCAAAGCCAGGCCTGCTCCATCGGTCAAAGGAAAGGAAGCTGTCACCAAGGCTGGAAGGTGCATCCATGGAGGGTCCTCTCGAGGAGGCCTGTCAGAAACTCTGGAGGAATCTCAGGATGCTCCCCAAGACGGGCAGGAAGGTCCAGAAGCAGCTGAAATCCCACCTGGGGGCTTTGAGCTCATCGTCAgtgactggtggctcagaaacTGGGACAGGTGACACAGCCTGGGAAAATAACGTCGACAAGGACCCCTTTGTGGCCACATCCCTCGCAAGCCCCCCACAGCCCCAAGCTCCAAGAAGCAGACAGAGCCCCTCCAGGAAAACCTCAAGGTCGGTCAGCTGGAGCGAGGCAACCTCGAAGGTCAGGGACTGGCACCAGACAGTGGTGAGGTTCCTGTCCATACAGGCGTCCAAACCAGGCCCAGCAGACTTGAGAGAACCCCAGGACTCTCTCCCTGAGGAgtaccaccccccaccacccttcGCCCCTGGGTACTGCTAG
- the RAB8A gene encoding ras-related protein Rab-8A, producing MAKTYDYLFKLLLIGDSGVGKTCVLFRFSEDAFNSTFISTIGIDFKIRTIELDGKRIKLQIWDTAGQERFRTITTAYYRGAMGIMLVYDITNEKSFDNIRNWIRNIEEHASADVEKMILGNKCDVNDKRQVSKERGEKLALDYGIKFMETSAKANINVENAFYTLARDIKAKMDKKLEGNSPQGSNQGVKITPDQQKRSSFFRCVLL from the exons ATGGCGAAGACCTACGATTACCTGTTCAAGCTGCTGCTGATCGGGGACTCGGGGGTGGGGAAGACCTGTGTCCTGTTCCGCTTCTCCGAGGACGCCTTCAACTCCACTTTCATCTCCACCATAG gaATTGACTTTAAAATTAGGACCATAGAGCTCGATGGCAAGAGGATTAAGCTACAGATATG GGACACAGCTGGTCAGGAGCGGTTTCGGACGATCACAACGGCCTACTACAGGGGTGCAATG GGCATCATGCTGGTCTACGACATCACCAACGAGAAGTCCTTTGATAACATCCGGAACTGGATTCGGAACATTGAAGAG CACGCCTCTGCAGATGTCGAAAAGATGATCCTTGGGAACAAGTGCGACGTGAACGACAAGAGACAAGTTTCCAAGGAGCGGGGAGAAAAG ctggCCCTGGACTATGGAATCAAGTTCATGGAGACAAGCGCAAAGGCCAACATCAACGTGGAGAAC GCATTTTACACTCTCGCCAGAGACATCAAAgcaaaaatggataaaaaattg GAAGGCAACAGCCCCCAGGGGAGCaaccaaggagtcaaaatcacCCCAGACCAGCAGAAGAGGAGCAGCTTCTTCCGATGTGTTCTTCTGTGA
- the RAB8A gene encoding ras-related protein Rab-8A isoform X2 has product MAKTYDYLFKLLLIGDSGVGKTCVLFRFSEDAFNSTFISTIGIDFKIRTIELDGKRIKLQIWDTAGQERFRTITTAYYRGAMGIMLVYDITNEKSFDNIRNWIRNIEEHASADVEKMILGNKCDVNDKRQVSKERGEKLALDYGIKFMETSAKANINVENAFYTLARDIKAKMDKKLEPSTQEDGGPSAEKPARQA; this is encoded by the exons ATGGCGAAGACCTACGATTACCTGTTCAAGCTGCTGCTGATCGGGGACTCGGGGGTGGGGAAGACCTGTGTCCTGTTCCGCTTCTCCGAGGACGCCTTCAACTCCACTTTCATCTCCACCATAG gaATTGACTTTAAAATTAGGACCATAGAGCTCGATGGCAAGAGGATTAAGCTACAGATATG GGACACAGCTGGTCAGGAGCGGTTTCGGACGATCACAACGGCCTACTACAGGGGTGCAATG GGCATCATGCTGGTCTACGACATCACCAACGAGAAGTCCTTTGATAACATCCGGAACTGGATTCGGAACATTGAAGAG CACGCCTCTGCAGATGTCGAAAAGATGATCCTTGGGAACAAGTGCGACGTGAACGACAAGAGACAAGTTTCCAAGGAGCGGGGAGAAAAG ctggCCCTGGACTATGGAATCAAGTTCATGGAGACAAGCGCAAAGGCCAACATCAACGTGGAGAAC GCATTTTACACTCTCGCCAGAGACATCAAAgcaaaaatggataaaaaattg gAGCCAAGCACGCAGGAAGATGGAGGGCCTTCTGCAGAAAAACCCGCCAGGCAGGCTTAG
- the RAB8A gene encoding ras-related protein Rab-8A isoform X1, with translation MAKTYDYLFKLLLIGDSGVGKTCVLFRFSEDAFNSTFISTIGIDFKIRTIELDGKRIKLQIWDTAGQERFRTITTAYYRGAMGIMLVYDITNEKSFDNIRNWIRNIEEHASADVEKMILGNKCDVNDKRQVSKERGEKLALDYGIKFMETSAKANINVENAFYTLARDIKAKMDKKLVSGCPCWNWPASPPMVRALLLRAALRKRGRISRWGGGIHPELAHQLHLFFFLRMT, from the exons ATGGCGAAGACCTACGATTACCTGTTCAAGCTGCTGCTGATCGGGGACTCGGGGGTGGGGAAGACCTGTGTCCTGTTCCGCTTCTCCGAGGACGCCTTCAACTCCACTTTCATCTCCACCATAG gaATTGACTTTAAAATTAGGACCATAGAGCTCGATGGCAAGAGGATTAAGCTACAGATATG GGACACAGCTGGTCAGGAGCGGTTTCGGACGATCACAACGGCCTACTACAGGGGTGCAATG GGCATCATGCTGGTCTACGACATCACCAACGAGAAGTCCTTTGATAACATCCGGAACTGGATTCGGAACATTGAAGAG CACGCCTCTGCAGATGTCGAAAAGATGATCCTTGGGAACAAGTGCGACGTGAACGACAAGAGACAAGTTTCCAAGGAGCGGGGAGAAAAG ctggCCCTGGACTATGGAATCAAGTTCATGGAGACAAGCGCAAAGGCCAACATCAACGTGGAGAAC GCATTTTACACTCTCGCCAGAGACATCAAAgcaaaaatggataaaaaattgGTGAGTGGGTGTCCCTGTTGGAACTGGCCAGCATCGCCACCAATGGTCAGGGCCCTGCTTCTGAGGGCTGCACTTAGGAAGCGGGGCCGAATtagcaggtggggtgggggcatccACCCTGAGCTTGCTCATcagcttcatctttttttttttttaagaatgacatag